A single Lactuca sativa cultivar Salinas chromosome 8, Lsat_Salinas_v11, whole genome shotgun sequence DNA region contains:
- the LOC111916843 gene encoding uncharacterized protein LOC111916843, whose amino-acid sequence MESLSCKKRVRSDSDESGFDSVEAKRILLDILDDSDASTVNHDLDSFMKSFQDEISPVPEFGAGVNSESRPELGFLFEASDDELGLPPTETDTDTTLTAPEKMRVLAESVELSELWGLDDQISNYGSFEYEFGYDDVNVSNYSNNGEYVALDGLFDHTDLGFGSSDLSWRPETLPAQ is encoded by the coding sequence ATGGAATCTCTGAGTTGCAAGAAACGAGTCCGTTCTGACTCAGACGAGTCGGGGTTTGACTCAGTCGAGGCCAAAAGAATCCTCCTCGACATTTTGGACGATTCAGATGCGTCCACAGTGAATCACGACCTTGACTCGTTCATGAAGAGCTTTCAAGATGAGATTTCTCCGGTGCCGGAGTTTGGCGCCGGAGTAAATTCCGAATCCCGGCCGGAGCTTGGGTTTCTTTTTGAGGCGTCGGATGACGAACTCGGTCTTCCACCGACCGAAACGGATACGGATACAACTCTAACCGCACCGGAAAAGATGAGAGTTTTGGCTGAGTCGGTTGAACTCAGTGAGTTATGGGGTTTAGATGATCAGATCTCAAACTATGGTTCATTCGAGTATGAATTTGGTTATGACGATGTTAATGttagtaattatagtaacaacGGTGAATACGTGGCGTTAGATGGGTTGTTTGATCATACAGATCTAGGTTTTGGTTCGTCGGATCTGTCATGGCGGCCGGAAACTTTGCCGGCCCAGTGA